The DNA sequence AACTTGAAAAACAAATTGCAATTAAGCCGTGATCTTTTTCTTGCCATTTGCAATGCCACCAGCCTTCAATCTTCTAATTTTTCCATCGTCCCAAATCCAAAAAACAGGATCGGCGGCTTTTGCTTTCTCCAAATCAGCGCTATCTCTCAAACTAACAGGTTTAAACTCCTTAGTTGGATCGAAATCGCTATCTCTCACGGCCTGATTCAAGACAATGCTGCCCTCTGAGTCAGAAACAGAGCGATGGTAAGTGCCAATAGGTATCTCGAGAGCGCCCATTTTGTGATTTAGGTAAATTACATGATGCGGCTCTTCCCATTCGGGATTAAGCAAGGTAAAAGTACGCTTTCCCTCTAGGACGAAGTTGTGGTCAACTTGGTGATGATGCACATAGTACTGCTCAATTTCATCGTCATTAGGAGGAGAAATTGCACTTCCATGATGAATAACCACATCAGATCCATTAGAGTTCTTGACTCCTGCATCAAAGAAAGTGACCTGAGGTGTTTCCCTAAACACATTTGTAGGAATAAAGTTTAAAGAAGTCTTTTTTTTACTTTTTAATTGATTCCACTGAACATTTATTCGTATTGAGTTGTTTAAATTTCTCAAAACAGGGCAGTCCTTCGTTACTTTTTGTAGAACCTTTAATTGATCAGGTTCCAAATTATTTGGCATCTCAATTTGAAGTAATAAAGATTTAATCTTGCGTGGACCATGAGTTGTCATTTTCTTATCAATTTCAAGTTTTATTTCATCTAATTCCCAACCTCTTTCTTTTGCAGTGATCCCCATCACTGTAAGGAAACAAGTGCCAACAGCAGTAGCTAATAAATCAGTAGGGGCAAAACTTTCGCCTTTTCCTGCATGATCAACAGGTGCATCAGTTCTAAGTTTTTCTCCAGAATTCACATGCTTAGCTTCTGAATGCAAATCTCCCAAATAACGGCAAAGAATTCTGTCTACACTTCGTAGACTTTGCAAGTAGATTTACTGGGGTTAAGTGTGCATTCCTTTTCCCAAAAACCAGTGTTTTTTTCCACTGGTAACTTATAAGAGAAATCGTGCATATGGTCGAGATCTCTCAATGGATTTGGAAAGACAGTAAAAGGAGTTCTTAGTTTCATAATCCTCCTGTTCGATTACTTTTATTATAGCACATGTATCTGAATTCAAATTAGTATTTCTTCGTAAGCATTTAGACTTACTGGTTCATACTGGTAAAAGTATTATTAACCTAATAAGGTGTCATCTACCATAAACATTTCTTCAGTTTATATAATTAATCTTTTCTAAAATTAAAGGCAAACTAATAGTGATACCACACAGAAGATCATGAGCACCCTTCTTTGACAAAGTTTTCTTCAATTCATTCTTTTCTTCAATGAAGACTATTTATATTGTCTCTGATAATCAACTAGAGCAGATAAAACTATTGAATGTCTAGGTTCTAAGCGATAAGGATAAATCCATTCAAACCTTCTTCCAACCTATTCGCAAATTTTTATACCCTGCTATATCCACACTTAGTCTCGAAAATTTTCACAGGAAGGCCTGTTGCATCCAGAGCAGTTTTGCATTGATCTCCAACTGTTCCGTAAACCTCAACAGTGAATCCATCTCCTAACTGCGCATGACCTTGCAAATACTCTGCAACTGGTGCATTAGCTAAATGTGCAAGAAAAGCATTATCATTTTTGTAGACTTCTGACCATGTAAAGCAAAGAGGATTCTCCGGGTCTTGATCAAAGGTATGATGCAACATACCTGGTTCAGAAGCCTCTACTGCAGCGTCAGTTTTAGCAGCAAGTTCTAAATATTCCTGAACTTTTCCTGGCTTAACTTTTATACGCGCAATAAGGATAAAAGGGGTTGAAGCATCAAATACAGTCATGGGTAAATCTCATATGAATTGAAGGTTCTCATATCAGAAAACAAATTGCCTGTAAAACAAACAATCTTTACGGAGCTACTGACAAAAGCACAAACGAGCCAACTGAGAAAGAATGCTATAGAGAAAACTTTTGTGGCTCTTCGAACCCTGAAATCCCCTAGAGCACTCCCATTTCTTCCCATTCTTCTAAGGGTTTGCTTCATATATAGTTGGATCCACAAGGTTTAACCAAATCCATTTAATTGAGGATCATATCTGTAAGTTGAAGATTGAGTCATAGCTCAATTTCACAAAAAGAGTAATGAAGGGTTGGTTGAGGTTGCTGGAGAATATGGCTGATTAAGGTATTTCCCTGCAGGTTTTCGGCTAAACAAAAACAGCCTACTTGTCACCGTGGATCATCTATTCCGAAGGTAGTAATCGATGTGTCAACATCTGGGTACCTTTGCTTTAACCACTCCAGGTCGACATCTGTTCCAATAATTGCTATTGGGTAACCCTCTGCATCAAATAACCTTCTGGGTGCCAAGCCCTCGAGCTGATCAACTCTATATCCTGGGTCATTCAAAAGTTCTTCCCTTGGGAGAATTCCTCTTGAAGCTTTGATTTCAAATGGGCGAGGAAGAACGCCTCCTTCAAAGAAGCTTGCGGGAATCCTTACTGCTTTGCAGGGACCTCTGTCAGACCAAACATGTCCAATAGAGGGCGAGTTAACCATGATTGCTGGTGGATTGGCGCTCAGGGCTTGTCCAAAGTTGTACGGGTCTTCTTCTACTCAAAGGCTGCCATTCAGTTGCGATACTATGTTTGAAGTAGCCGCACCTTGCAGCCCCTTCAGAAACCATGCCCATGCCGTCATTAAGGAAATAAAAACTCGGAAGATCAGCAGAATTTCCTTCATTGTGATCTTCGTCTATTGTTTGCGCACCAATTACTGAGCTAGAAAGTGCAGCCAAGTCATTAGAAGAAGCATCGTTTCTTCCTAAGGCTAGTTTCTTACAGCTTGGGAATGAAGTTGATTCTGCGTTCTTATAGCTACAAGTTATTAGTCCAGTTGCTGAGGTATAACTATATGTAGGGTTATTTTTTTCATCTTTAGGGATTGCACTCGCAGAGTCACAATTACCGGTCAATGAATATTGAGGGATTCTTCTAGGTGTAAAAGTACCGGGCGATCCAAAAACATAATCGCTTTCACATTCATTTCTTATCTGGCGCATAGCCTGTCCTGCACTAACTGAATTTCCCCTACGAACCAATCGAAGTAAATTAGGTCCCCATAAAGTGCTTAATATGGAAAGAACAGCAATTACCACTGCCATCTCAATCAAAGTAAATGCTTTGTTCTTTTCAACATCCATAGCTCAACATCACGGAATTATTGATTCTATCTAAACAAAAACAAGTTTCCAATGCTCTGAAAATTTATAGCTAGCTATGTATAGAGACTTATAAAGATCAGATTGAGACTTTACTCAGTCCACACGATTCTCGAATGGGAACACCTTCATCACCAATAGATAACTACCGGATCATGAAATATGAGCCAAATTTAGACTACATAAGCAATCCCTACACAAGCAAACATTTGCATCTTCAAGCAGTCTCGAGAGAATAACTTCTTATTTTTAATATTCACTTAATTTCTTCTAGTATTTCTAAAGCAGTCGTGACGTGTTTGGTGCTGTTTAACAGGTCATTAAAGATATGACGAATCACCCCTGTGGAGTCAACCAAATAAGTTACTCGTCCATCCAACAACCCAAGGACTTTAGGTACCCCGAACAGCGTTCTCAATGAATTATTTTCATCGCACAATAGAGGGAAAGGAAGTTTATTCTTCTCAGCAAATTTCTGATGACTTAACTGATTATCATTGCTAACTCCCCAAACAACAGCTCCAAATAATTTAAATAAATCATACTTATCCCTAAAACCACATGCTTCAGCCGTACATCCAGGCGTATCATCTTTAGGGTAGAAGAATAAAACAAGCTTTTTACCTTTACATTGCTTACTAGTTCTAATTTTTCCTTCTTGGTCAAATAGGGAAAAATCAGGTAGTTTATCTCCAATGTTTAAAGACATTTGATGAATAGCAAGGAATAAATTGTAGCAAATTTTGAAGAGTCTGATCACTAAAGAGAACTGACATCACTAGATAAACCTCTCCAAAGTAAGTTCCCGATATAAAACAATCCAGTCCATGAGATAATAAAAAGGAATGAAGAAAAATTCATAAAATTCTCTGGAATACAACAGTGAAAACAATCACAGAAAAGAAGCCAAATTCAATTAGATAGTGAAATGGTGTCTTTCTAGAATTAAGAATTGTTTGAGTCATATGCAAAGTTTGTAAAAGATTAAAAAATAGATTCTTAGTTAATTAAGCTTCGAGTCCATTAAGCTCTTTCAAAATGCTTTTTGACAAAACTAAAAGAATTGACAATTCATGATCAGTACAAAGAAACTAATCATAGTCAATCTATCATTGTTTCTTTAGGCTAAAGTCCAGTAGTTATTTGTTATTAGAAAACTACTGGAAGTATTTTTCTTATTAATCTATAGCTATAAAGAAGTGCCATAAACCCAACCATTGCCGATCTTAAATTAGCCTTTAATCATCTTCTGTATAGTTGGTGGAATTTTCTTCTAATTGCATTGGAGATTAATAAGTAAACATGTTTTGCTTGGAATGTTAGTGACTACCAAGCTTTTCTTAGTAGTAAGTAAAGGAGTTGCAGCTGTAATTTCTTAAAAAATTCCAGGAATCATTTGGCCTGTAGTGGCATAAGCGCCAAAGGCTGCAACGAAGCCAAGCATTGCAGCCCAGCCATTAAATTTTTCTGCGTCAGGTGTCATGGTATAAAAAGTGATAGTGAATTAATGATTCAGAATTAGTACATAAATCAAAGCCGACAGCCTAGGCTTAGCTGGCCAGAGTCCAATAAATAACCTAGCTTTAAAGCTGCCGCTTGTTCGCATCTAGAGAACCTTAGTTGGTTTCTAGCAATCCATTGCAGTTCATCTAAAGTGATAACTCCCGATGAAATAGATGCAAGGAATAATTTACCTACTCCCATTTAAGACCTCTCCAAAACTAATTTGCAAAGATCTTTTTGTAAGTAGCCTGAGCAAATTGCTGTAAAGGCTTGAAAGGATTGAATTCCATTTCTATACAAGGCCAGGAATAATTTGACCTGTTGTTAGGTATGCACCAATAGCGGCCCAAAAACCCATCATTGCAGCCCAGCCATTGATACGCTCTGCAATAAGCTTTTCAGGCTCAACGGGCGTTTTTTGTGATACTTTTTTCATTTGATTAAATAAAGCTTGAAAGAAGGTGAGCCGATTAACTCGACCTGTTAAGAACTATAACAGATAATATTACGGAGTGTGTAGATTGTGT is a window from the Prochlorococcus marinus str. MIT 9211 genome containing:
- a CDS encoding OsmC family protein; translated protein: MQSLRSVDRILCRYLGDLHSEAKHVNSGEKLRTDAPVDHAGKGESFAPTDLLATAVGTCFLTVMGITAKERGWELDEIKLEIDKKMTTHGPRKIKSLLLQIEMPNNLEPDQLKVLQKVTKDCPVLRNLNNSIRINVQWNQLKSKKKTSLNFIPTNVFRETPQVTFFDAGVKNSNGSDVVIHHGSAISPPNDDEIEQYYVHHHQVDHNFVLEGKRTFTLLNPEWEEPHHVIYLNHKMGALEIPIGTYHRSVSDSEGSIVLNQAVRDSDFDPTKEFKPVSLRDSADLEKAKAADPVFWIWDDGKIRRLKAGGIANGKKKITA
- a CDS encoding putative quinol monooxygenase yields the protein MTVFDASTPFILIARIKVKPGKVQEYLELAAKTDAAVEASEPGMLHHTFDQDPENPLCFTWSEVYKNDNAFLAHLANAPVAEYLQGHAQLGDGFTVEVYGTVGDQCKTALDATGLPVKIFETKCGYSRV
- a CDS encoding type II secretion system protein encodes the protein MDVEKNKAFTLIEMAVVIAVLSILSTLWGPNLLRLVRRGNSVSAGQAMRQIRNECESDYVFGSPGTFTPRRIPQYSLTGNCDSASAIPKDEKNNPTYSYTSATGLITCSYKNAESTSFPSCKKLALGRNDASSNDLAALSSSVIGAQTIDEDHNEGNSADLPSFYFLNDGMGMVSEGAARCGYFKHSIATEWQPLSRRRPVQLWTSPERQSTSNHG
- a CDS encoding peroxiredoxin, which translates into the protein MSLNIGDKLPDFSLFDQEGKIRTSKQCKGKKLVLFFYPKDDTPGCTAEACGFRDKYDLFKLFGAVVWGVSNDNQLSHQKFAEKNKLPFPLLCDENNSLRTLFGVPKVLGLLDGRVTYLVDSTGVIRHIFNDLLNSTKHVTTALEILEEIK
- a CDS encoding high light inducible protein: MTPDAEKFNGWAAMLGFVAAFGAYATTGQMIPGIF
- a CDS encoding high light inducible protein; the protein is MKKVSQKTPVEPEKLIAERINGWAAMMGFWAAIGAYLTTGQIIPGLV